The Halopiger aswanensis nucleotide sequence CGAGATCCCGCAGGTCCGCGAGCCAGTTGGCAGCGCCCTTCTCGATCGCCAGATCCAGCCCGGCGTTCAGCCCCTCTCGATACGTTTCGCCCGTCGCGAAGTCGTGCCAGTTCATGACGACAGCCTCGAGGGACGAGTCCCATTCGACCGTCAAGACGTCGGATTCGTAGTGTGCCATGGGGCAGATTTGGTTATGCCGGTACCGTAAGGATTTTTGCCAGTTGTTGGGTCGCTGACTGCATTCGTGGCAACGGAAAATGTCGTTCGCTGCGTCTATTCACCCATCGCCCAATACGCATATCCGACGCGCGGTGGAATCGGCTTGCAATGGACCTACTCGAGGAGCAAGTCGCAGTCATCACCGGTGCGGGTTCGGGAATCGGACGGCAGACGGCGAAGACCTTCGCCGAAAACGGCGCCGCCGTCGTCGTCGCCGACGTGGACGTCGAGGGCGGAGAGGCGACCGTCGAATCGATCGCCGACGCCGGCGGCGAAGCGACGTTCGTCGAGGCGGACGTCTCCGATCCGGAAGACGCCGAAGCGATGATCCAGACCGCCGTCGAGGAGTACGGCGGGTTGGACGTCCTCTACAACAACGCAGCGATCGAGGGGCCGGTCGCCCGCCTCGACGAGTACGATAACGACGACTTCGAGCAGATTATCGAGGTGAACCTGAAGGGCGTCTGGTACGGGATGAAGTACGGAATCGAGGCGATGCTCGAGGACAGCGGCGGCTCGATTATCAGCGCTTCCTCGATCGCCGGCGAGGTCGCGGTGCCCCAGTACAGCGGCTACGGAGCCGCGAAGGCGGCCGTGAGCCAGCTCACGAAGTACGCGGCGATCGAGTACGCCGAGGACGGCATTCGCGCGAACGCGATCGCGCCGGGGATCGTCCGCACCGAGATGATCGAGCGCAGCATCGAGGACCACCCCGAGATGGAAGAGCAGTTCCTGAACACCGAGCCGATGCCGGGATTGGCCGATCCCGAAGAGATCGCGAACGCGGTGCTCTTCCTCGGCTCCGACCTCTCCTCGCGCGTGACCGGCGTCACGCTGCCCGTCGAGGGCGGCTACCTCGCGCAGTAGCGGGACCCAGTTGGCCCACTTTCGGACAGGCGGGAAGCCAGATCCGGCGCGACCGCGATCGCGATCGATACCGAGAGCAAATCGCTACGCGCGTTCGGTATCCACGTCCCGACTCGAATTCGGACTGGTCGTCGGTCCCTCGAGGACGCGGTCGGGTTCGGCGCCGGGTCGTCCCGTCGACTCGGTTTCGGAGCCGATCCCTCTCGTCCCCTCGGTCTCGACGAGACGCTCGAGTCGCCGCTCGAACTCGTCGTCGCCGAGTTCGCCGGCTGCGTACCGTTGCCGAAGCGTTTCGATCGGATCCGCGGGCCGGTTTCCGTGGTTTCCGCGACCACCGCGACCTCCGGGAACGGTGTCAGCGTCGGCGGCCCGAGCGACGGAGCGGCGATCCGCGGGCGACGCCGAGTCAGGTGCGGCGTTCGCCTCTCGAACGACGCCGACCGTCAAACACCCGGCGATCGCGAAGAGGACGGCGCCGAGGAGGAGATACGGCGGGGCCGCCGGAACGTCGCGAGTTAACTCCCACACCCCCTGTATCGTCGTCGGAACGGCGATCGAGGCAGCCACGATCGCGACGACGGTCCGACCGGCAGGACTCCGCGGCGCGTACCGGTGGAGCAGGTCGTACATCGCTCGAGTAATGTCATTCGAATGTGAAAAAGTTAGGGTGAACGCGCGGCGGACGCACAGCCGATAGCTCCGTCACCGTCGAGCAGTAGGACAACCGCAGTCGCGGTCCGTCACGCAGCACACTCGCGGACAATCGTTTTCCGCGCTCGCGGGGTACTCGTCGCCGTGAGCCGAACGACCGACCGACGGCGCGACCGAGCGCAGCGATGACCGCCGACCGTTCGCCGCCGGTTCATCGCGCCGAGACGTGGAGCGAACTGCAAGAACTGCTCACCGCGGAGATGTGGATGCCGGACATCGGCCGCCACCGCTCCCCGTACGTCTTCCGGGGCGTTCCCGACAGCAACCACGCCCTCGAGACGTCGATCAAACGGTTCGTCGGCGACTCCGGCGAGTGGAAACTCGAGTCGCTGCTGCTGCGGAACTTCCTCCAGTACGCCTTAAACGAGATCGAGGAGCCGGAGTCGGTCTGGCACCTCCTCTCGATCGCCGAACACTACGGGCTGCCGACGCGGCTGCTCGACTGGTCGTTCTCGCCGCTGGTCGCGACGTACTTCGCGGTCCGGGACGGCGACACCGCCCACGACGGGGCGATCTGGGCCGTCGACTACCGCAAACTCCACGAGAACCTGCCGGATCCGTATCGACGCGTGCTCGAGCGGACGCCGACGGACGTGCTCGACGTCCACCTCCTCTCGAACGCGACGCTCGAGTCCGACGCGGCCGACGCGGCCGCCGCAGGGTCGGAGCCGGCGCGGAACCTGGACGACGTCGCTCGACTGGACGACCTCTGGAGCGAGCGCTGGGCCGTCGACGCCGACGCGGATCCGGACGGCCAGTACGTCCTGTTCTTCAGGCCGCCCGCGATCGACGACCGCATCGCGAACCAGTCGGCCGTCTTCTCGTTCCAATCCGATCCGCGGCTGGCGCTCGACGCGTGGCTCGCGGATCGTCCCGACTGCTACCGAAAGATCGTCGTGCCGGGCGATCGCAAGCTCGAGTACCGCGACAAACTGGACCAGATGGGCGTCAACCACCGGACGCTGTTCCCCGATCTCGAGGGGTTGACGACGTGGTTGAAGCAGTACTACCGGCCGGCGCCCGACTGATTACCGACGCAGCGCGGCGACGGCCAGTTCGAGGTACTCCAGAAACGAGGCGGTCGGCGTTCCGGGCATGTAGATCGGGGGCTCGGGCCGCTCGAGCCGAACGCCGGTGATCGGATCTTCGAATTCGGGTGCGTCCATGGACTCGCTTTGGACCGGAGGTATTTACGAATTCGCAGTTATCGTTTGCAGATCCTCAATCAATAATAGACATAGGAAAAACCGCGCACGGAACTGTGAGTCGCGACCGGCGACGCTCGAGGAGTGCAGCGCGGAAGGAAGGTGACGTTCGGGGTAGTGAAGCGGGCTGTCCCGAGTGCGGCGACGGTCAGTCCCGGCCGTGCCGGGTCAGACACTTCGAGAGCCCGATCAACTCGACGGGTTCGGAGTTGTCCGGCGAGTAGACGACCATCTGGCCCTTCTCCATGTAGGGCACCTTGGACTCGAGGTTGCTCGGGATGTTCACGCTCTTGATAGCGTCCTCGTCGCCCAGATTCAGCACGACGGTCGTGTTGATCTGCTTGAAGACCGCGTCGTCGATGTCCTGCGGGTCCTGCGTGATGAGGAAGAGGCCGAGCCGTTCCTTGCGGCCCTGCTTGGCGGCTTCGGTGAACTTCGTGATGACCTTGCCTGCCTGCACCGAGTCCGCGTCGGTCAGGAAGTTGTGGGCCTCGTCCATCCCGAGCACGAGCGGCGTCTCCTTGATCCGGTCGTAGGTCGGATCGTTCGAGAGCTTCTGGTCGATCAGCAGCGAGGAGAGCGCGAGGACGACGGTTTCGGCGGCCCGCGTATCGTTGATGTGGTAGGTCGGGACGACCGAGAGCCCGCCGGGGCGGACGAACTCGTGGACGAGGTCGGTGATCGGCCGCGCGTCCTGGTCGAAGACGTGGTCGAACCCCAGCACCCGGCGGCGAACGGCGTCGAACGTCGCCTCGTGGACGCGCCCGGACTCGTCGAGTTCCTCGCGCAGGGCGGGGTCGTCGAGGAAGGTCGTGAACTCCTCGTAGGTCGCGTCGGCGCCGTACTGCTTGCGGAACCGCGGCAGGAGGACGCTGACCAGCGCCCCGTACTGGTTGTCGTTCAGACCGCTGCCGGCGACCAGCCACGGGTTCTCGTGGACCATCGAAAACGGGATCGTGAACTCGACCTGCTCCGCGCGGTGGTGGCCCGCAGAGTACGAGGCCGACCCCACCTTCGGGACGAACGCCGTCGTGTCGTCGATCCCGCCGTAGGCGACCCCCTCGCGCTCGAGGCGTCGCGCGAACTCGTCGTCCAGATCGGGGTTGTCGTCGTGCATCTGGGCGTACTCGTCCTGCGGGTCGAACTGGACGACCGCGGGCTGGACGGAGCGGCCGTCCTCCATCGGATACGTCCGTTCGTCGGCGAGGTACTGCCGGAGAATGTTCTTCGCGCCGTGGGTCTTCCCCGACCCCGTGCCGCCGGCGATCAGGGTGTGCCGGAAGACGAGCGGATCCCCCGAGTCGTAGTCGTCTTTCAGCCGGTAATCGATGGTGGGCGGCGACGCCGCGGTCTTTACTTTCTCGCCGCCGACCGAGAGGTGGCCGAGGAAGACGCCGTCCTCGGGCATCTTCAGCCCGGTCTTGATCTCCTCGGAGTCGGTCGCCTGCTCGACGACGGTCTGGGGTTTGGGCACGCGGTCGGTCATCCGTCGCTTGAGTTCGCCGTCGTCGTCGTAGAGCACGGCGACCGGCTCGAGTTCGGCGACGAACTTGTAATCGGCCTCCTCGACGCCGTCGGTCCGCATCGCGCGACGGGCGTGGATCTCCGTCGCGTCGTCGGCGTGGTACTGCTGGGCGTACTCGAGTCCCGTGATCCGGCAGAACAGGGTCTCGCCGTCGGGGTAGGGCGCCACGAGGTAGCTCCCGATGCGGATCGAGGAGCGGTTCCCTCGCGTGATGTACGCTCGCAGCGACGTTTCGTCGCCGTCCTCGGCGATGCGCAGTCCCTGGGAGACGCAGATCGCGCCGATGCCGACGTCCTCGCCGCGCGGCTCGACGCTGGTCGGCTCGAACTCGTCGCCGGCGCCGGCGTCGCCGTTCGATTCGGGGCTCGAGGCTGCGGGCGAGGTCGAAGTCGCGTTCGTGGATGCGTCCGTGTGCATTCCATCGGAGTCCGGCGGGGACGCCGATGCGCTCGCGTTCGCACCGGTCGCCTCGTCGGCCGCCTCGGAATCGGCGTCCGAATCGGCGTCGAAATCGCCGAAGTCTCCCAGATCGGTCATATCACTCCCATCCGGCCCATCCCTAAAACGCGTTTCCCTCCCGCTCGGGAGAGTGTCTACCGTTGCGATCGGTTCCGACGGACGGCGAGCCCGCTCAAAACGATGAGTACGGCACCGACACCGGCCGTTCCGACGATCGTAAATCCGGGAATCGACTCGGTTGCGTCGGCCGTCTCGGCTGACCCCGATCCGGCCGACTCGGTTGCGTCATCGCCGTCTGCGCCGTCGCCGGTCGTCGAATTAGTATCGGCCGTCTCCTCGAGGTCGAACTCGTCGGGATCGGGATGATCGAACTCGTCGGGCGCCACTCGCTCGCCGCCGCCGTCG carries:
- a CDS encoding SDR family NAD(P)-dependent oxidoreductase — encoded protein: MDLLEEQVAVITGAGSGIGRQTAKTFAENGAAVVVADVDVEGGEATVESIADAGGEATFVEADVSDPEDAEAMIQTAVEEYGGLDVLYNNAAIEGPVARLDEYDNDDFEQIIEVNLKGVWYGMKYGIEAMLEDSGGSIISASSIAGEVAVPQYSGYGAAKAAVSQLTKYAAIEYAEDGIRANAIAPGIVRTEMIERSIEDHPEMEEQFLNTEPMPGLADPEEIANAVLFLGSDLSSRVTGVTLPVEGGYLAQ
- a CDS encoding SHOCT domain-containing protein → MYDLLHRYAPRSPAGRTVVAIVAASIAVPTTIQGVWELTRDVPAAPPYLLLGAVLFAIAGCLTVGVVREANAAPDSASPADRRSVARAADADTVPGGRGGRGNHGNRPADPIETLRQRYAAGELGDDEFERRLERLVETEGTRGIGSETESTGRPGAEPDRVLEGPTTSPNSSRDVDTERA
- a CDS encoding ATP-binding protein, with amino-acid sequence MTDLGDFGDFDADSDADSEAADEATGANASASASPPDSDGMHTDASTNATSTSPAASSPESNGDAGAGDEFEPTSVEPRGEDVGIGAICVSQGLRIAEDGDETSLRAYITRGNRSSIRIGSYLVAPYPDGETLFCRITGLEYAQQYHADDATEIHARRAMRTDGVEEADYKFVAELEPVAVLYDDDGELKRRMTDRVPKPQTVVEQATDSEEIKTGLKMPEDGVFLGHLSVGGEKVKTAASPPTIDYRLKDDYDSGDPLVFRHTLIAGGTGSGKTHGAKNILRQYLADERTYPMEDGRSVQPAVVQFDPQDEYAQMHDDNPDLDDEFARRLEREGVAYGGIDDTTAFVPKVGSASYSAGHHRAEQVEFTIPFSMVHENPWLVAGSGLNDNQYGALVSVLLPRFRKQYGADATYEEFTTFLDDPALREELDESGRVHEATFDAVRRRVLGFDHVFDQDARPITDLVHEFVRPGGLSVVPTYHINDTRAAETVVLALSSLLIDQKLSNDPTYDRIKETPLVLGMDEAHNFLTDADSVQAGKVITKFTEAAKQGRKERLGLFLITQDPQDIDDAVFKQINTTVVLNLGDEDAIKSVNIPSNLESKVPYMEKGQMVVYSPDNSEPVELIGLSKCLTRHGRD
- a CDS encoding FRG domain-containing protein codes for the protein MTADRSPPVHRAETWSELQELLTAEMWMPDIGRHRSPYVFRGVPDSNHALETSIKRFVGDSGEWKLESLLLRNFLQYALNEIEEPESVWHLLSIAEHYGLPTRLLDWSFSPLVATYFAVRDGDTAHDGAIWAVDYRKLHENLPDPYRRVLERTPTDVLDVHLLSNATLESDAADAAAAGSEPARNLDDVARLDDLWSERWAVDADADPDGQYVLFFRPPAIDDRIANQSAVFSFQSDPRLALDAWLADRPDCYRKIVVPGDRKLEYRDKLDQMGVNHRTLFPDLEGLTTWLKQYYRPAPD